Proteins from one Dysgonomonas sp. HDW5A genomic window:
- a CDS encoding DUF6056 family protein, translating into MLNKLPFLFKKRILEAKNKLNQLGIKAILFENLIIQNKYIYNSLFTFILFVFFGSILFLNIKTPLIGDDFVYSFIYQTEHRLTSISDVFYSQYLHYYKWGGRSVVHFITQSLLLTDNALVIDIINSAGFIGFILAMHYHITGSLKNNISILIISFSLTWFLQPVFAETALWITGSSNYLWGTLLILLFLLPYRLYKDEELSLFKSITASLFMFIGGVIAGWTNENTAAAMIVMIICFIIYHKLNKEATPIWMYAGLLGAITGYIIMIAAPGNFVRAEGTSISPFLILYRFLTYSQRFINYLGLLNLGIALLMIMYINTKPNNRKATLSYILIYFIGLFISIYIMIVSPGFPARAWFGTITLNIIAFGILYNKITSNPSSIIKQMKYCFLFFCLISFSTNYYDAYKDVTAISDIWEERITVIKTMKENNAKTVVFKEYQARTKFGLGDTPYALPYMSLYYGIDFQLEK; encoded by the coding sequence ATGTTAAATAAATTACCCTTTCTTTTCAAAAAAAGGATATTGGAGGCAAAAAACAAACTAAATCAGCTTGGAATAAAAGCCATTCTTTTTGAGAATTTAATCATTCAGAATAAATATATATATAATTCTCTGTTTACGTTTATTCTATTTGTATTCTTCGGATCTATTCTATTTCTTAATATCAAAACCCCTTTAATCGGGGATGACTTTGTCTATTCTTTCATATACCAAACCGAGCATCGTCTAACATCCATCAGCGACGTATTTTATTCCCAATATCTACATTATTACAAGTGGGGAGGTCGCAGTGTTGTGCACTTTATCACCCAGTCATTGCTTTTAACTGATAATGCACTTGTAATCGACATTATAAACTCTGCGGGATTTATAGGCTTTATACTAGCTATGCACTATCATATCACAGGAAGTTTAAAAAATAACATAAGCATTCTCATCATATCGTTTTCTTTAACATGGTTTTTGCAACCGGTATTTGCTGAAACTGCTTTATGGATTACAGGCAGTTCTAATTATTTATGGGGAACTCTCCTTATTCTCTTGTTCTTGCTCCCTTATCGTTTATACAAAGATGAAGAACTATCTCTTTTCAAAAGTATCACAGCATCTTTATTCATGTTTATAGGGGGAGTTATAGCCGGATGGACAAATGAAAATACTGCTGCTGCAATGATAGTTATGATAATTTGCTTTATTATATATCACAAACTCAATAAAGAAGCAACCCCGATATGGATGTACGCAGGTCTTCTTGGGGCAATCACAGGGTATATTATAATGATAGCTGCTCCCGGAAATTTTGTCAGAGCCGAAGGCACATCTATAAGTCCGTTTCTTATCTTATACAGGTTTTTAACTTACAGCCAACGATTCATCAATTATCTGGGACTTCTCAACCTTGGTATTGCATTATTAATGATAATGTATATAAACACCAAACCGAATAACAGGAAAGCGACACTCTCCTACATCCTGATTTATTTTATCGGCTTATTTATATCAATCTACATAATGATTGTATCACCGGGATTTCCGGCACGAGCTTGGTTTGGCACTATTACCCTCAACATTATTGCTTTCGGAATACTTTATAACAAGATAACGAGCAACCCATCGTCTATTATAAAACAAATGAAATATTGCTTTCTTTTCTTTTGCCTGATAAGCTTTTCGACCAATTATTACGATGCCTACAAAGATGTTACGGCAATAAGTGATATATGGGAAGAGAGAATAACCGTAATAAAAACGATGAAGGAGAATAATGCTAAAACGGTAGTATTCAAAGAATATCAGGCCAGAACCAAATTTGGACTAGGGGATACACCGTACGCTTTACCATATATGTCTTTGTATTACGGAATTGACTTTCAGCTCGAAAAGTAA